From the genome of Streptococcus oralis:
GAGCTTGATTCATGGCTAAGGTATTACTCGGATTTATGGGGGCAGGCAAGTCGACAATTGCTAGAGGCTTGGACCCAGACTATATCGATATGGATGCCTTAATCGAGGAACGTTTGGGCATGTCTATTGCGGATTTCTTCGCTGAAAAAGGAGAAGTGGCCTTTCGTCAAGTAGAGTCAGAAGTTCTAGCTGACTTACTAAAAACGGACCGAGTTGTGTCAACTGGCGGAGGAGTCGTCATTTCTCAGAGAAATCGTGACTTGCTCAAAACCAATCCTGAAAACATCTACCTAAAAGCAGATTTTGAAACCCTCTACCAACGTATCGCAGCTGATAAGGACAATCAGCGCCCACTGTTTCTAAATAATAGTAAGGAAGAACTGGCAGCTATTTTCAAAGAAAGACAAGCTTGGTATGAGGAAGTAGCCAGTCGGGTTTTGGATGTAACCAAGTTAAGCCCAGAGGAAATTACAGAGGAACTGAGATGAAAATTGCCTATCTAGGTCCCAAGGGATCTTTTTCGCATCATGTTGTGCAAACGGCTT
Proteins encoded in this window:
- a CDS encoding shikimate kinase; its protein translation is MAKVLLGFMGAGKSTIARGLDPDYIDMDALIEERLGMSIADFFAEKGEVAFRQVESEVLADLLKTDRVVSTGGGVVISQRNRDLLKTNPENIYLKADFETLYQRIAADKDNQRPLFLNNSKEELAAIFKERQAWYEEVASRVLDVTKLSPEEITEELR